The Artemia franciscana chromosome 11, ASM3288406v1, whole genome shotgun sequence DNA segment tagtttttttttatttaatttctaaacgtttttgaattaatgcatgtttgattttggctctccgcacataaattattaaaatctccgcacataaattattaaaatgaaacttacatattaattcttttttggctaaattggtttctcttagttttgatcagacgatcttgagaaataaggggtgtgGAACGAGACCtcgttgccctgcaatttttcggttacttaaaaaggcaactagaacttttaatttttaacgaacgtttttattggtaaaaaaaatatacgtaacttaagaattaacttacgtaacaaacttctatattcttatattttttattatatatttgagggggtttgtcccctcgttaatgcctcgctctttacactaaagcttaagttttgtcctaattctttaagaatgactccggaatcagaaaggccgtagaaaatccaattcttttgatgtaccttttagtatcaaaatttagttttttagagtttcgcttactattgaaccgggttgctccttactacagttcattccCATGAACTGTTTTAACTAGGctcacatttttacttgatAAGGTATTAACGTGGAACATATTACAAAGAAGTGTAATGGACtgtgtttttttctcgttttccttATGAATATGTGCTTATTCttaaactcgccaaagcactagaaacacccccctcaatcctcccaaagagatcagatctggtctggttatgtcaatcacgtatctagagcttgtgcttattcttccaccaagtttcatcccaatctcttcactctaatcgttttccaagatttccgtttcctcCCTCCACCCTCcaatgtccctggatccaagccaaattgaaaatggagcatctgagacatgatatatttcaatatatcaagtttcattaagatccgatcatctattcgtgagataaacatacctcaactTTCACGATTttccctccctccagccccctctCCCCAGATGggcgaatcggggaaacaattGTTACCAAGTCTAttttgcaggtccctgacacgcctaccaaatttcatggTCCTAGCACGCTTAGAAGCACCGCTCTCACCAAGCAATGgaaatcccccaactccccaaaagagagcggattcagtccggttatttccatcacgtatctaaaacttgtgcttaatcttcccatcatgtttcatcccaatctctgcactgtaagccttttccaagattcccggtttccccttccaacttcCTAGATGTCACCAGgtccggttaggatttaaaataagagctcagagacacagggtccttctaaatatcaaatttcactaagatccgatgacCCGGCGATCTTCATGTAAAAACTGGGGTAGCTCGGGATTCGAACCCAAGACCTcccctaagcgagaatcatgCCAATAGACCAGCAAGCCAcatttaagaaataataatcatttgttttatcgacaaataaaattcttcaactatctcgttcgcttgctctcccccagatggtcaaatcggggaagtgACTACTTCTAATTCAATCTGacctggtccctgatacgccttccaactttcatcgtcctaagtTATCTGAAAGTGCCCGAACTAACAAAACCAGAACtgacagaccgacggacagaaattgcgatcgttAAATGTCACCTGGTAaataacaagtgccataaagaGCAAGTTTCTGATGGCAATTTATCAATAGCTAAGGATAAAAAAAGTCTCCCATAAAATACCGGTATCTGATGGTAATTTGTCAATAACTAAGGATAAAAACTTCAATAATATTCAGCTGGGGAGATTTTGCCTGCCAAAAAGAGGCACAGTACTTTgttgctcaattttttttcaagggccTTAGTTTGCTGCATTGTTAATCATATTGTCTGTCGTTGACTCTGAAGAAATAAATCATgcgaaaaattttaatttcaggtAGGAAAAGTGTTATTTACTGCTGGGGTTGTCATGCTGGCTCTCGCAAATGTCGGAGGAGCCTTCCCCCTTGAAAAGCGTGAAGAAGCACATGCTCCGACTCAGAATCAGGAGATAAATCATGCCAAAGATTCAAAGAACGTGATACCAGCGAAACTTCCATGTGGCCATGACTATCACTTGGCCCACATAGTAAAAGACGaagtaattatttatgtacCGCAAGATGTTGTAAAAGAAACTTTTGAGAAGGTTAATAAGACTTTAGAAGATATACAGAAgaactatgaaaaaaagaaagaagaaaatgaggaaaaCAGTCCATTTGATGAAGAATCGATTCAACATATTGTTAAGATTGTCCCCGTAGGAAAGTCTATGcaacaagaagaaaataatagtaaaaatcaatcaaaaaggGATTTAAAGTTTGATTGGTCAGGACCTGATCAGCTAAGGAATCGTAGAGAAGTCGAAAATATTAGCAAGAACTTGACCCAGGAAAAAGGGGATATATCGATACCAGTTCTTCCAGAAAAGCTTCCTTGTGGGCATGATTATCACTTAACTCACTATATAACTGATGAAATGTTTGTGTATGTTCCTTCCAATTCTTTGAAAGAAActgtaaagaaaataaatgaatctcTACAGGAAATAAAAGCagattatgaaaaaagaaagaacgaaACCATACAATCAAGTCCATTTGATCGTGAAGTGGTACAGCATACAGTACAGGTAATACCTATCTATGGCAAACCAATTGAAAATGTTGAAAGACGTGATGAGGGCCAGCAATCCACTCGAGTTCAAAGACTTGTAGAGCAAGTACAAGCCACTCCAGCAGTAGAAGAGCCTACTCCAGTAGTCTCAAGCAAGGACGAAACAGAATCGCATGTGCTAAATAATGATACATTGAATACCACAAATAGGTTACCATGTGGTCATGAATATCACATAATTCATGTTGTCCATGACCAAATGCTGGTCTATGTACCTCCTGGTATTCTTAATGAGACAGTTGTAAAAGTGAATAAAACTCTTCATGAAATCCAATCTAAATCTGTGGAAGAAATTGAATCTAAGAAAGATAGTGGTTTTGACAAAGAAGTTGTGCACCATATGGTTAAAATAGTCCCAGTCGTGCCCCCTCACCATCACACATCAACTGGTGAAATAATATGGGACTCGCAACAAAAGAGTGAGCCTGAACCTCTTCCAACACCTGTTCCAGATCAACAACAGAGAcacaaaagagaaaataattttcatagtAATGTGTTTGGCGTCGGGTACCCCCAAAATCCTTATCATGGATTAGGGCATAATCACTATCAAGATTATAGATACCAAGACATTCCAGATCCTAGTTATCAAAGATCATACATGGATAGCAGTTATAATGATGGTTGGAATAGGAATTTAGGTGGATATAATCAAAGAGACTATGGCTTCAAGCCTCATTTTCCAatataaaacatgttttgagtgatgatttttttttctatcagttTGGAAtgtatttttctataaaatagaTTTATTAAGTGGATCATATTTCAGTTGTTGTACTGTATACCACAGATAGGTTACCATGCAGTCAGGAATATCACATAATTCATGTTTTTCAAGAGCAAATGATCGTCTATGCGTCTGCTGGGGTTCTTAATGAGaaagttttaaaagtaaatgaaactcaGAGAGAATTCCAATCTAAATCTTCTAAAGAAGTTCAATTTGAAAAGAATAGTGTTGACAAAGACGTTGTGCACCATccttaacaaaacaaaattccaaaaaagaagttcaagaaaattaaagagccatattCAAACTTAAGATGAGCAAATTGAATTCATGCCAATACTTcttaattcaaatgaaattgcTGATTTACCACCTTAAGgcttaaaaataatgaataacaGAGTAATAATGCTTAAGCATAATCTCCCGTCTTAttatttcaactaaaaatatatgAGCTATAATTCAATATATACAAAGGATATGTATGTTCACTTTAAAATCTGCTTATAGCAAAGGTCTTGTATTGGTCTCTTGGGTAACAGTAGTCCCTAAAATAGTCATTGttcccttaaaaaaaagctcACGTAAAGTGTGCCTGATTGACATATAATAAATATCTTGTTAAATTAAGAACAAAAACTTACTACGAATTAATTGTCACAAATAAGACTGAGGCTTCCACAAAATACAAGTAGACCCAGTCACATTTGCCCTCAAAGTAGCAACAGCTGAGTGGCTGGGTAAGTGGCTGCATTGTTGCTTTAAAAAGATCGGACAGGTAGGTAATGGCAGCGCAAGGTAACCAAGATTTTCTAATAAGGGACGAAAGGGGGAGACTAGGtgtcttattttagattttatacGAGGGTGTGTTGAAAAATGAACAGGATGATTATTCAGCAATACGGTGCTCTTTGGTTCTTGGTGTGGAAAAccgagaaaattgaaaataaaaactgttaaaaacCATTGCTTTTCCAAAGGATTATGATAATTTTAATGATTCAAATAATATGGAGCTTACTAGGAAAGTCAGAAACCTAAGGGTGGGAAATACGAAATGAggttatataaaatttatttactagGGCAGGAAGATGCGGTGTATATGCAGGGACTAGCTAGGGATAAGGGGGGTGACTGAAGGGACCACTggtataccttattattctaattaaccAGATTAAAAGTCCTTGTATGACTCAGGTTTAAACAAGATACGATTTGCCTACCTTCATACTAAAATACAGGGGTGGGAGGAAGGTGCTGGAGGAGCCACAGACCAACATATCTCCAATAATACAGGTTGAAACAAAGACATCGCAAAAAGTTGACAGTGATTATGAGGACTAAGAAAAGCTTCAATTTAACTCTTTTTCTGTACCAAGTCAGGGCTTGATTTGTGTTTGTACCGAGTCAAGACTTAGGCTGCTTAGCACCAAACCACCACTTAGCCTGCTTATCACCCAACCAAGACTGGGCTACTTCGTGTCAAATTGGAACATTCCTCAATTTACACACAATCACACCAgactgtttattttttcaataaacagTCTGGTAACAATGAAGTTACCAGCTCCTCCAGATTCTAAAACATGGTATATATCATGGTCAATTTTGTAGGAAAAGATGTTATATTCCTTGACGAgcttaacaagaaaatat contains these protein-coding regions:
- the LOC136032939 gene encoding uncharacterized protein LOC136032939, with translation MVGKVLFTAGVVMLALANVGGAFPLEKREEAHAPTQNQEINHAKDSKNVIPAKLPCGHDYHLAHIVKDEVIIYVPQDVVKETFEKVNKTLEDIQKNYEKKKEENEENSPFDEESIQHIVKIVPVGKSMQQEENNSKNQSKRDLKFDWSGPDQLRNRREVENISKNLTQEKGDISIPVLPEKLPCGHDYHLTHYITDEMFVYVPSNSLKETVKKINESLQEIKADYEKRKNETIQSSPFDREVVQHTVQVIPIYGKPIENVERRDEGQQSTRVQRLVEQVQATPAVEEPTPVVSSKDETESHVLNNDTLNTTNRLPCGHEYHIIHVVHDQMLVYVPPGILNETVVKVNKTLHEIQSKSVEEIESKKDSGFDKEVVHHMVKIVPVVPPHHHTSTGEIIWDSQQKSEPEPLPTPVPDQQQRHKRENNFHSNVFGVGYPQNPYHGLGHNHYQDYRYQDIPDPSYQRSYMDSSYNDGWNRNLGGYNQRDYGFKPHFPI